A portion of the Candidatus Binataceae bacterium genome contains these proteins:
- a CDS encoding NosD domain-containing protein: MSLQQSLSLLSAPGTRASRALLGRRIAGLSALAALALASPAWAAMPVCANPITSCPCRIIQAGASYVLTQDLVTTGGGDCIRIAAPGVTLDLGSATITPSVQSPGSVGVHVMSGARDTVVQGSPDAPAMVQFFSTGIQVDARGVTLKNLSGQSNEVGILIQAGAAYGNTLSAVDNTRVGILVRNVSSGPLLDNIAVSNTFGPGIKFNNVQGGALVNVTATANHTYGVWLRASSHNLLADFTASQNTTAGVYLGCFSNGGQLSGTCDPSVPPSNSNLVAGLATPSRVFGPTAPSQRYGVVVGKGNSGNRVVDVIGSSNGVADGADYNLECGSDLWRDNQFAVTIPAGIDTCIR, translated from the coding sequence ATGAGTTTGCAGCAGTCGCTGTCGTTGCTGTCGGCGCCTGGCACGCGCGCGTCGCGCGCGCTCCTCGGGCGCCGGATTGCGGGACTCTCAGCGCTGGCCGCGCTGGCGCTGGCGTCCCCCGCATGGGCCGCGATGCCCGTCTGCGCCAACCCGATCACGTCGTGTCCGTGCAGGATCATCCAGGCCGGCGCGAGCTACGTGCTGACGCAGGATCTGGTCACCACCGGCGGCGGCGACTGTATCCGCATCGCGGCGCCGGGCGTGACGCTCGATCTCGGCAGCGCGACCATCACGCCTTCCGTGCAGAGCCCCGGTTCCGTCGGCGTCCACGTCATGTCAGGGGCCAGGGACACGGTGGTACAAGGCTCGCCCGATGCGCCGGCGATGGTTCAGTTCTTTTCCACCGGCATCCAGGTGGATGCCCGCGGGGTGACGCTCAAGAACCTGAGCGGCCAGAGCAACGAGGTTGGCATCCTGATCCAGGCCGGCGCGGCGTACGGCAACACACTAAGTGCGGTGGACAACACGCGGGTCGGAATCCTGGTTCGCAATGTGAGCTCCGGCCCGCTGCTGGACAATATCGCGGTGAGCAACACCTTCGGCCCCGGTATCAAGTTCAACAACGTGCAGGGCGGCGCGCTGGTCAACGTCACGGCGACGGCCAACCACACCTACGGTGTGTGGCTGCGCGCCTCGTCGCACAACCTGCTCGCCGACTTCACCGCCTCGCAAAACACTACTGCCGGAGTTTACCTGGGATGCTTCAGCAACGGCGGTCAGCTAAGCGGAACCTGTGACCCGTCGGTGCCGCCGAGCAACAGCAATCTCGTCGCCGGGCTGGCCACGCCGAGCCGGGTCTTCGGCCCGACTGCGCCGAGCCAGCGCTACGGAGTGGTGGTCGGCAAGGGCAACAGCGGGAATCGAGTGGTGGACGTGATCGGGTCGAGCAATGGGGTTGCCGACGGCGCCGACTACAACCTCGAATGCGGTAGCGATCTATGGCGCGACAACCAGTTCGCCGTCACCATCCCCGCCGGTATCGACACCTGCATCCGCTAG
- the rimM gene encoding ribosome maturation factor RimM (Essential for efficient processing of 16S rRNA) — MATLRRRAPRLNGARTAPAARSGAPPARAAAAPGDAVADGFVRLGRVAAPHGLHGALRVRTDDPASTTLATLKRLYLETAEGRREFRLGRATSLGAGQFRVVLEGVADIDAAAALKGCAVMAPLADLPPLGEGEFYYFQLLGAEAMLTDGRRLGAIAEIFSAGANDVWVVRDGAREVLVPVIADVVRGIDVGARRVTIEPVPGLLD, encoded by the coding sequence ATGGCGACTTTGCGCCGCCGCGCTCCACGCCTGAACGGCGCGCGCACGGCGCCCGCGGCGCGGTCGGGCGCGCCGCCCGCTCGCGCCGCCGCGGCGCCAGGCGATGCGGTCGCCGACGGCTTCGTGCGCCTCGGCCGCGTCGCCGCGCCGCACGGACTGCACGGCGCGCTGCGCGTGCGCACCGACGACCCCGCCTCCACGACGCTGGCGACCTTGAAGCGCTTGTATCTCGAAACCGCCGAGGGCCGGCGCGAGTTCAGGCTCGGCCGCGCAACCTCGCTCGGCGCGGGCCAGTTCCGCGTCGTGCTCGAAGGCGTCGCCGATATCGACGCCGCGGCGGCGCTCAAAGGATGCGCCGTGATGGCGCCGCTCGCCGACCTGCCGCCGCTCGGCGAGGGCGAGTTCTACTACTTCCAGTTGCTCGGCGCCGAGGCGATGCTCACCGACGGGCGCCGGCTGGGCGCGATCGCCGAGATTTTCTCGGCCGGCGCGAACGACGTATGGGTAGTGCGCGACGGCGCGCGCGAGGTGCTGGTGCCGGTGATCGCCGACGTGGTCAGAGGTATCGACGTCGGCGCGCGGCGGGTTACGATCGAGCCGGTGCCGGGCCTGCTCGACTGA
- a CDS encoding KH domain-containing protein, which yields MKELVQFLAQQLVNNPDAVEVKETQGDTASVLELRVAKEDLGRVIGKQGRTAKSIRTILNAVASRTNRKVVLEIIEEK from the coding sequence ATGAAGGAGCTCGTTCAGTTCCTGGCGCAGCAATTGGTGAACAACCCTGACGCGGTCGAGGTCAAAGAGACCCAGGGCGACACGGCCTCAGTGCTTGAGCTGCGGGTGGCGAAGGAAGATCTGGGCAGGGTGATAGGCAAGCAGGGTCGCACGGCCAAGTCGATCCGCACGATCCTCAATGCGGTCGCCTCACGAACCAATCGCAAGGTTGTTCTCGAAATCATCGAAGAGAAGTAG
- a CDS encoding RnfABCDGE type electron transport complex subunit D, translating to MAGAIRLSPTAAADTVCGSSSFPSVAARRLHAALPDDPRLLQIAALGALLAAGAWLRDFSLRPAQVLLTFAAGVGAQRALDAFAATRGRTLRSAIITSLSVSLLLRADNLWAMPAAAAAAIGSKFLIRARGKHLFNPANFGVVAAIVLMPGTWISPGQWGNDVALAGWLIGLGALVAERARRADTSWLFLLFYLSALAARLEWLGQRWAVWAHQLQSGALLLFAFFMISDPKTTPDHPRGRAAHATLVAAVAYAWGFGLFRTNAVIWALFAAAPMVPVWDALWPAPKFEWTSTGGLTDGTLQTDNGRPDDADDVRAGAVGAG from the coding sequence ATGGCCGGAGCGATACGCCTTTCGCCAACTGCGGCTGCCGACACCGTGTGCGGCTCGTCGTCGTTTCCGAGCGTGGCCGCGCGCCGGCTTCATGCGGCTTTGCCTGACGATCCGCGCCTGCTCCAGATTGCCGCGCTCGGGGCGCTACTCGCCGCGGGCGCGTGGCTGCGCGACTTCAGCCTGCGCCCGGCGCAGGTCCTGCTTACGTTCGCGGCGGGAGTCGGCGCCCAACGCGCTCTCGACGCGTTTGCGGCGACGCGCGGGCGCACGCTGCGCAGCGCGATCATCACCTCGCTCAGCGTGAGCCTGCTCCTGCGCGCGGACAATCTGTGGGCGATGCCGGCGGCGGCGGCCGCGGCGATCGGTTCCAAGTTCCTCATCCGCGCGCGCGGCAAACATCTCTTCAACCCGGCCAACTTCGGCGTCGTGGCGGCGATTGTGCTGATGCCCGGAACGTGGATTTCGCCCGGGCAATGGGGCAACGACGTCGCGCTGGCGGGATGGTTGATCGGGCTAGGCGCGCTGGTCGCCGAACGCGCGCGGCGAGCCGATACGAGCTGGCTGTTCCTGCTCTTCTACCTGAGCGCGCTGGCCGCGCGCCTCGAATGGCTGGGCCAGCGATGGGCCGTGTGGGCGCACCAGCTGCAAAGCGGCGCGCTGCTGCTGTTCGCCTTCTTCATGATCTCGGATCCGAAGACCACGCCCGACCATCCCAGGGGACGCGCGGCGCACGCCACGCTGGTCGCCGCGGTCGCCTACGCGTGGGGCTTCGGCCTGTTCCGCACCAACGCCGTGATCTGGGCGCTGTTCGCGGCGGCGCCGATGGTGCCGGTGTGGGACGCGCTATGGCCCGCGCCGAAGTTCGAATGGACATCCACAGGAGGGCTCACCGATGGAACGCTGCAAACTGACAACGGCCGGCCTGACGATGCTGACGATGTGCGCGCTGGCGCTGTGGGCGCCGGGTAA
- a CDS encoding sigma-70 family RNA polymerase sigma factor, with protein MATGSLTEFRTAHAQAIARFYRRGRCVELGLDEAELAAALYASARAWDADAEPAAIDQYLEALRAEDFALARACARGNERAWERFIAAYRPGLYAAARALTHDEARAGELADSLWAELYGLEARDGERRSLLAYFGGRSALATWLRAVLAQRFVDSARAAQRLRPLEERPAEPATDGDPPDPDRARYLNALSAALTAALATIEPRERLRLSYYYLENMTLGEVGRLLAEHPSTVSRALERTRSALKREVERRLRREQNLNEEQIRLCYDYAAEQWPFDLGRALSESE; from the coding sequence ATGGCGACCGGGTCGCTGACCGAATTCCGCACCGCGCACGCGCAGGCAATCGCGCGCTTCTACCGGCGCGGCCGCTGCGTCGAACTTGGCCTGGACGAGGCCGAGCTTGCGGCGGCGCTTTATGCCAGCGCGCGCGCATGGGACGCCGATGCAGAACCGGCCGCGATCGACCAGTACCTTGAGGCCCTGCGCGCTGAGGACTTCGCGCTCGCCCGCGCATGCGCGCGCGGCAACGAGCGCGCCTGGGAGCGCTTCATCGCCGCCTATCGGCCGGGCCTGTACGCCGCCGCGCGGGCGCTCACCCATGACGAGGCGCGCGCCGGGGAGCTGGCCGACTCGCTGTGGGCCGAGCTTTACGGGCTGGAGGCTCGCGACGGCGAGCGCCGCTCGCTGCTCGCCTACTTCGGCGGACGCAGCGCCTTGGCGACCTGGCTGCGCGCGGTGCTCGCCCAGCGCTTCGTCGATTCGGCGCGCGCGGCCCAGCGTCTGCGCCCGCTCGAGGAGCGCCCGGCCGAGCCCGCCACCGACGGCGATCCGCCCGATCCCGACCGCGCGCGCTACCTCAACGCGCTGAGCGCGGCGCTGACCGCCGCGCTGGCGACGATCGAACCGCGCGAGCGCCTGCGGCTGAGCTACTATTATCTGGAGAACATGACCCTGGGCGAGGTCGGCCGCCTGCTCGCCGAACATCCCTCGACCGTCTCGCGCGCGCTCGAGCGCACGCGCTCGGCGCTCAAGCGCGAGGTCGAGCGCCGCCTGCGCCGCGAGCAGAACCTCAACGAGGAACAAATCCGGCTGTGCTATGATTACGCCGCCGAGCAGTGGCCATTCGACCTCGGCCGCGCACTTTCGGAATCGGAGTAG
- the rplS gene encoding 50S ribosomal protein L19, producing the protein MNSTIRKLEERALRTDLPDFRVGDTVRLQVKVVEGEKERIQSFEGVVIKMNRGANRATFTVRKISYGVGVERIFPLHSPRIEKIQVLSRGKVRRARLYYLRERSGKAARISTA; encoded by the coding sequence ATGAACTCAACCATCCGCAAGCTCGAAGAGCGCGCCCTGCGCACCGACCTCCCCGACTTCCGCGTGGGTGACACGGTCCGCCTCCAGGTCAAGGTCGTCGAGGGCGAAAAGGAGCGCATCCAGTCCTTCGAGGGCGTGGTGATAAAGATGAATCGCGGGGCCAACCGCGCCACCTTCACCGTGCGCAAGATCTCCTACGGCGTGGGCGTCGAGCGCATCTTCCCGCTCCACTCGCCGCGCATCGAGAAGATTCAGGTCTTAAGCCGCGGCAAGGTGCGTCGCGCGCGCCTGTACTACCTGCGCGAGCGCTCGGGCAAGGCCGCTCGCATCAGCACGGCGTAG
- a CDS encoding DUF2330 domain-containing protein: protein MERCKLTTAGLTMLTMCALALWAPGNARAFCGFYVGRADARLYNHASQVVMVRDGERTVLSLMNDYQGEPSEFALVIPVPVVLRRGQIHIGNRELFQRLEAYSAPRLVEYYDPSPCPLPMRPMAGAASPGMEALLSANGRVAKDTARALGVTVEAQYSVGEYDIVILSALQSDGLETWLAQSGYRIPKGLGEALRPYVRQRMKFFVARVDLKEHERTGLSYLRPIQFAFESEKFMLPLRLGMLNARGPQDLVVYAITREGRVESTNYRTVRVPSGMDLPEFVQGEFGKFYQAMFDEQVKRDRMRTVFTEYVWNMNWCDPCAAPPLGREELRQLGVFWLDSGAQGPAAPFPQPAYIPGYPMPAAAPAQVILTRLHIRYSAATFPEDLVFQTTQDQQNFQARYVTRHPWTGAPDACPAAAAYFAALHSRRSTDAAALADLTGWDLADVLRRAGLRPDARPAPWWQGLWGAAPN from the coding sequence ATGGAACGCTGCAAACTGACAACGGCCGGCCTGACGATGCTGACGATGTGCGCGCTGGCGCTGTGGGCGCCGGGTAATGCGCGTGCGTTTTGCGGCTTTTACGTCGGACGCGCCGACGCCAGACTTTACAACCATGCCTCCCAGGTCGTCATGGTGCGCGACGGCGAGCGCACCGTGCTCAGCCTGATGAACGACTACCAGGGCGAGCCGTCGGAGTTCGCCCTCGTCATCCCGGTGCCGGTCGTGCTCCGGCGCGGCCAGATCCATATCGGCAACCGCGAGCTCTTTCAGCGGCTCGAAGCCTACAGCGCACCGCGCCTGGTCGAGTACTACGACCCCAGCCCGTGTCCGTTGCCGATGCGTCCGATGGCGGGGGCGGCGAGTCCGGGCATGGAGGCGCTGCTGAGCGCCAACGGACGAGTCGCCAAGGACACGGCGCGCGCGCTCGGCGTGACGGTCGAAGCCCAATACTCGGTCGGCGAATACGACATCGTGATCCTCTCGGCGCTCCAATCCGACGGGCTCGAGACCTGGCTGGCACAGAGCGGCTATCGGATTCCCAAGGGACTGGGAGAAGCGCTGCGCCCGTATGTCCGGCAGCGGATGAAGTTCTTCGTCGCGCGGGTCGATCTCAAGGAGCATGAACGCACCGGGCTCAGCTATTTGCGCCCGATCCAGTTCGCCTTCGAATCGGAGAAGTTCATGCTGCCGCTTCGGCTGGGAATGCTCAACGCGCGCGGGCCGCAGGACCTTGTCGTGTACGCGATCACGCGCGAGGGGCGGGTCGAGAGCACCAACTACCGTACGGTCAGGGTGCCGAGCGGGATGGATCTGCCGGAGTTCGTGCAGGGCGAGTTCGGCAAGTTCTACCAAGCGATGTTTGATGAACAAGTCAAGCGCGACCGGATGCGCACGGTGTTTACCGAGTACGTATGGAACATGAATTGGTGCGATCCGTGCGCGGCGCCGCCGCTTGGCCGCGAGGAGCTGCGCCAGCTCGGCGTCTTCTGGCTCGACAGCGGAGCGCAAGGTCCAGCGGCGCCTTTCCCCCAGCCCGCCTACATTCCCGGTTATCCGATGCCCGCGGCGGCGCCAGCGCAGGTGATTCTGACCCGGCTGCATATCCGCTACTCGGCGGCGACGTTCCCCGAGGACCTGGTCTTTCAAACCACGCAGGACCAGCAGAATTTCCAGGCCCGCTACGTTACCCGCCATCCGTGGACAGGAGCTCCCGACGCCTGCCCTGCCGCGGCCGCCTACTTCGCGGCGCTGCACAGCCGCCGCTCCACCGACGCCGCCGCGCTCGCCGATTTGACCGGATGGGACCTTGCGGACGTGCTCCGTCGCGCCGGGCTGCGCCCCGATGCCCGCCCGGCGCCATGGTGGCAGGGCTTGTGGGGCGCGGCGCCGAACTAG
- the rpsP gene encoding 30S ribosomal protein S16: MSLVIRLRRHGSRKKPFYRIVVADSRSPRDGRFVDQVGTYDPAHNPPKVQLRKEQVEKWLRSGAQPSETVRKLIRQAASTA; this comes from the coding sequence ATGTCACTCGTGATTCGGCTGCGCCGCCATGGCAGCCGCAAAAAGCCCTTCTACCGCATCGTGGTCGCCGACAGCCGCTCGCCCCGCGACGGCCGCTTCGTCGATCAGGTCGGCACCTACGACCCGGCCCACAATCCGCCCAAGGTCCAATTGCGCAAGGAGCAGGTCGAAAAGTGGCTGCGCTCCGGCGCCCAACCCAGCGAAACGGTGAGGAAGCTTATCCGGCAAGCCGCGAGCACCGCTTAA
- a CDS encoding RNA methyltransferase — translation MAELFLALLHHPVLDRNGRIITSAITSLDLHDIARSARTFGVRAFYVVHPVAEQREFARTVIDHWRIGYGRSFDSRRVEALELIELVADLDAALAAAERAAGRRPLLVFTSARAAQGTSYAAMRERLGATDAPPALLLFGTGFGLAPAVRERADAVLDAVCGPGDYNHLSVRAAASIILDRLRGR, via the coding sequence GTGGCCGAGCTCTTCCTCGCCCTGCTTCACCATCCCGTGCTCGACCGCAACGGCCGCATCATCACCTCGGCCATCACCTCGCTCGACCTTCACGACATCGCGCGCTCGGCGCGCACCTTCGGCGTGCGCGCGTTTTACGTCGTCCATCCGGTGGCCGAGCAGCGCGAGTTCGCCCGCACCGTGATCGACCACTGGCGCATCGGCTACGGCCGCAGCTTCGACTCGCGCCGGGTCGAGGCGCTGGAGCTGATCGAGCTGGTGGCCGATCTCGACGCGGCGCTGGCCGCCGCCGAGCGCGCCGCCGGCCGCCGCCCGTTGCTGGTCTTCACCTCGGCGCGCGCCGCGCAGGGCACGAGCTACGCCGCCATGCGCGAGCGGCTCGGCGCGACCGACGCGCCGCCGGCGCTGCTTCTGTTCGGCACCGGCTTCGGCCTTGCGCCCGCAGTGCGCGAGCGCGCCGACGCCGTGCTCGATGCGGTCTGCGGGCCTGGCGACTACAACCATCTCTCGGTGCGCGCCGCGGCGAGCATCATCCTCGACCGCCTGCGCGGCCGCTGA
- a CDS encoding iron-containing redox enzyme family protein, with the protein MDVERGQRQLEALFARLDRERRTLKHHPTIDKIERGELSPAQLRHWATQLYIGNKGHNANILGLIYAKCDDFAARRAIVENLNEEELGRQSGTGRSHMELYLEFGEALGIPRAQMLRARMSPDATAMVHWMYWLADSRPWYTTLAGISLGSELHNPEAYPRVIAGLRRHYGLGEDAVRFFSVHVDVDREHGDSTAHSVFRVIPEDEAADALWAVETHIEFMRRLWADINPPSVE; encoded by the coding sequence ATGGATGTCGAGCGGGGTCAACGACAGCTCGAAGCGCTCTTTGCGCGGCTCGATCGCGAACGGCGCACGCTTAAGCATCATCCGACCATCGACAAGATCGAGCGCGGCGAGCTGAGCCCCGCACAGCTACGCCACTGGGCAACCCAGCTCTATATCGGCAACAAGGGCCACAACGCCAACATTCTCGGCCTCATCTACGCCAAGTGCGACGACTTTGCCGCGCGCAGGGCGATCGTCGAGAACCTCAACGAGGAGGAGCTCGGCCGCCAGTCGGGCACCGGCCGCTCGCACATGGAGCTGTACCTCGAATTCGGCGAAGCGCTGGGGATCCCGCGCGCGCAGATGCTGCGGGCGCGGATGTCGCCCGACGCCACTGCGATGGTGCACTGGATGTACTGGCTGGCCGACTCGCGCCCGTGGTACACGACCCTGGCCGGCATCAGCCTCGGCTCCGAACTGCACAACCCCGAGGCCTACCCGCGCGTGATCGCCGGCCTGCGCCGCCATTACGGGCTCGGCGAGGACGCGGTGCGCTTCTTCAGCGTGCACGTCGACGTCGATCGCGAACACGGCGACTCCACCGCGCATTCGGTCTTCCGCGTGATTCCCGAGGATGAGGCGGCCGACGCGCTGTGGGCGGTCGAAACCCACATCGAGTTCATGCGCCGGCTGTGGGCCGACATCAATCCGCCGTCCGTGGAGTAG
- the ffh gene encoding signal recognition particle protein gives MFDTLSDRLEGVFKKLKGQGRITERNIEEALREVRLALLEADVNIRVVRDFIDHVKHKAMGQEVLRSLTPEQHFIRFVAIELREMMGGSARELDLKVKPPVKIMLVGLQGSGKTTSAAKLARLLKEERKRRPLLVSTDVRRPAAMEQLRVLGAQIGAPVLETREDQDPIEIGTRALARAEAAGYDAIVFDTAGRLQIDEDLMDELQRLRAAVQPHHVILVADAMTGQDAVNVAQGFHERLKISGLILTKLDSDARGGAALSVRAVTGAPILFAGVGEKLSALEVFHPDRLASRILGMGDVLSLIEKAQQSYDQAKAKELERKFKKNEFTINDFADQLRTLRKMGSLGELLGMIPGLKKVASQADSEEAKRELRRIQAIIDSMTRQERENHMILNGRRRARIAAGSGTSVQEVNRFVKQFEQTRKVMKKFTRGAGLGMMRGLGLGS, from the coding sequence ATGTTTGACACCCTAAGCGACCGGCTCGAAGGCGTCTTCAAAAAGCTAAAGGGTCAGGGCCGCATCACCGAACGCAACATCGAGGAGGCCCTGCGCGAGGTCCGCCTCGCCCTGCTCGAGGCCGACGTCAATATCCGCGTCGTCCGCGACTTCATCGACCACGTCAAACACAAGGCGATGGGCCAGGAGGTGCTGCGCTCGCTGACTCCCGAGCAGCACTTCATCCGCTTCGTCGCGATCGAGCTGCGCGAGATGATGGGCGGCAGCGCGCGCGAGCTCGACCTCAAGGTCAAGCCGCCGGTCAAGATCATGCTGGTCGGGCTGCAAGGCTCGGGCAAGACGACCTCTGCAGCCAAGCTCGCGCGCCTGCTCAAGGAGGAGCGCAAGCGCCGCCCGCTGCTGGTCTCGACCGACGTGCGGCGGCCGGCCGCGATGGAGCAGTTGCGCGTGCTCGGCGCCCAGATCGGCGCACCCGTGCTGGAGACGCGCGAGGACCAGGACCCGATCGAGATCGGCACCCGCGCGCTGGCCCGCGCCGAGGCCGCCGGCTACGACGCGATCGTCTTCGATACCGCCGGCCGGCTCCAGATCGACGAGGACCTGATGGACGAGTTGCAGCGGCTGCGTGCCGCCGTCCAGCCCCATCACGTGATCCTGGTCGCCGACGCGATGACGGGCCAGGACGCGGTCAACGTCGCCCAGGGCTTCCACGAGCGGCTTAAGATTTCCGGCCTCATCCTCACCAAACTCGACTCCGACGCGCGCGGCGGCGCGGCGCTGTCGGTGCGCGCGGTGACCGGCGCGCCAATTCTGTTCGCCGGCGTCGGCGAAAAACTCTCCGCGCTCGAGGTCTTCCATCCCGACCGCCTCGCCTCGCGCATCCTCGGGATGGGCGACGTGCTCAGCCTGATCGAGAAGGCGCAGCAGAGCTACGACCAGGCCAAGGCCAAGGAGCTCGAGCGCAAGTTCAAGAAAAACGAGTTCACGATCAACGATTTCGCCGATCAGCTGCGCACACTGCGCAAGATGGGCTCGCTGGGCGAGCTGTTGGGGATGATCCCGGGGCTCAAAAAGGTCGCCTCGCAGGCCGACAGCGAGGAGGCCAAGCGCGAGCTGCGCCGCATCCAGGCGATCATCGACTCGATGACGCGCCAGGAGCGCGAAAACCATATGATCCTCAATGGCCGGCGCCGCGCGCGCATCGCCGCCGGCAGCGGCACCTCGGTCCAGGAGGTCAACCGCTTCGTCAAGCAGTTCGAGCAGACGCGCAAGGTAATGAAGAAGTTCACCCGTGGAGCGGGCCTGGGGATGATGCGCGGACTGGGCCTGGGGAGCTAG
- a CDS encoding polymer-forming cytoskeletal protein: MAKFASTDPAGPGDLQPPQPTISIPPTPGAAWVEERTRVAVGRNINVSGRLVFQEPVRIEGSFRGEVSSSELVVIADQGTLEGKVRSPRLLVLGELRGDVLESRLVVLGPHARVIGRIRADALRVCEGAHLEGDVRVAPGAGAAH, from the coding sequence ATGGCAAAGTTCGCCAGCACTGATCCCGCCGGTCCAGGCGATCTGCAACCGCCCCAGCCGACCATCAGCATCCCGCCCACGCCCGGGGCGGCGTGGGTCGAAGAGCGCACGCGCGTGGCGGTCGGGCGCAATATCAACGTCTCGGGCCGCCTGGTCTTCCAGGAGCCGGTTCGCATCGAGGGCAGCTTCCGCGGCGAGGTGAGCTCGAGCGAGCTGGTCGTAATCGCCGACCAGGGCACGCTGGAGGGCAAGGTGCGCTCGCCGCGCCTGCTGGTGCTGGGCGAGTTGCGGGGCGACGTGTTGGAGTCGCGTCTGGTCGTGCTGGGACCCCACGCGCGCGTCATCGGACGCATCCGGGCCGACGCCCTGCGAGTATGCGAGGGCGCGCACCTGGAGGGCGACGTGCGGGTGGCGCCCGGCGCCGGCGCCGCGCACTAG
- the trmD gene encoding tRNA (guanosine(37)-N1)-methyltransferase TrmD: MSAAEMEFHVITLFPELFVAANWPGMVGRALKAGLVKLEAHALRAHGLGNYRQVDDTPYGGGSGMVLRPEPLCAAIESVLAAHPGLWRILLTPQGELLDQAKVRELAARRPGLLLVAGRYEGIDERVRSLVDQEISIGDYVLSGGELPAMVVIEAAARLVPGVLGNPQSLAEESFAEGLLEYPQYTRPEEFRGMRVPEVLLSGDHRKIREWRKAEAERRTARRRPDLLKRHR, from the coding sequence ATGTCGGCCGCCGAGATGGAATTTCACGTCATCACGCTCTTTCCCGAGCTGTTCGTCGCGGCCAACTGGCCCGGGATGGTCGGGCGGGCGCTTAAGGCCGGCCTGGTCAAGCTCGAGGCGCACGCGCTGCGCGCGCACGGGCTCGGCAATTATCGCCAGGTCGACGACACGCCCTACGGCGGCGGCAGCGGGATGGTGCTGCGGCCGGAACCGCTGTGCGCCGCGATCGAAAGCGTACTGGCGGCCCATCCGGGACTCTGGCGTATCCTACTCACGCCGCAGGGCGAGCTGCTCGACCAGGCGAAGGTGCGCGAGCTGGCGGCGCGCCGACCGGGGCTGCTGCTGGTCGCCGGCCGCTACGAAGGAATCGACGAGCGCGTACGCTCGCTGGTGGACCAGGAGATTTCCATCGGCGACTACGTGCTGAGCGGCGGCGAGCTGCCCGCGATGGTGGTAATCGAGGCCGCCGCGCGCCTGGTCCCCGGCGTGCTCGGCAATCCCCAATCGCTCGCCGAGGAATCGTTCGCCGAGGGTCTGCTCGAATATCCGCAGTACACGCGGCCCGAGGAGTTTCGCGGGATGCGGGTGCCGGAGGTTCTGCTCAGCGGCGACCATCGGAAGATCCGCGAATGGCGCAAGGCCGAGGCCGAGCGGCGCACCGCCCGCCGCCGCCCCGACCTGCTCAAGCGCCATCGCTAG